In one Lolium rigidum isolate FL_2022 chromosome 3, APGP_CSIRO_Lrig_0.1, whole genome shotgun sequence genomic region, the following are encoded:
- the LOC124702972 gene encoding 60S ribosomal protein L5-1-like, producing the protein MVFVKNQKTRAYSKRFQVKFKRRRQGKTDYRARLRLTNQDKNKYNTPKYRFVVRFTNKDVTAQIVYATIAGDIVMAAAYSHELPRYGLTVGLTNYAAAYCTGLLLARRILKYRDLDAEYEGNVEATGEDFSVEPAGERRPFRALLDVGLLRTTTGNRVFGALKGALDGGLDIPHSDKRFAGFKKDEKQLDAEVHRKYIYGGHVADYMRSLADEEPEKFQSHFSEYIKKGISADEMEAIYKKVHAAIRADPSMAKSTKEQPKTHKRYNLKKLTYDERKASLVQRLNALNSSAAADVDDDEDDE; encoded by the exons ATG GTGTTCGTCAAGAACCAGAAGACAAGGGCGTACTCCAAGCGTTTCCAAGTCAAGTTCAAAAGAAGGCGAC AGGGTAAGACCGACTACAGGGCCAGGCTGAGACTTACCAACCAGGACAAGAACAAGTACAACACACCCAAGTACCGCTTTGTTGTGCGATTC ACCAACAAGGATGTCACTGCCCAAATCGTGTACGCTACCATTGCTGGTGATATTGTGATGGCTGCTGCCTATTCCCATGAGCTGCCCAGATATGGCCTGACAGTTGGTCTCACCAACTATGCTGCAG CATACTGCACTGGGCTTCTTTTGGCTCGTCGTATACTCAAGTACCGTGATTTGGATGCAGAATATGAGGGCAATGTTGAG GCCACTGGCGAGGACTTCTCTGTTGAGCCAGCTGGTGAGAGGCGGCCTTTCCGTGCTCTATTGGATGTTGGCCTTCTCAGGACCACTACTGGAAACCGTGTCTTCGGTGCTCTAAAG GGAGCTTTGGATGGTGGCCTTGATATTCCCCACAGTGACAAGAGGTTTGCTGGTTTCAAGAAGGACGAGAAGCAGCTTGATGCTGAGGTTCACCGCAAGTACATCTATGGAGGCCATGTTGCAGACTACATGAGG TCACTTGCTGATGAGGAACCTGAGAAGTTCCAGAGCCACTTCAGTGAGTACATCAAGAAGGGTATTTCGGCTGATGAAATGGAAGCAATTTACAAGAAGGTTCATGCTGCCATTCGCGCTGATCCTTCCATGGCTAAATCAACCAAGGAACAACCCAAGACTCACAAGAG GTACAACCTCAAGAAGCTGACCTACGATGAGAGGAAGGCCAGTCTTGTACAAAGGCTGAATGCTCTCAATTCCTctgctgctgctgatgttgatgatgatgaggatgacgagTGA